The following are encoded together in the Octopus sinensis unplaced genomic scaffold, ASM634580v1 Contig09616, whole genome shotgun sequence genome:
- the LOC115228141 gene encoding uncharacterized protein LOC115228141, protein MGLSAESNNKNSIVDAGVLSLGLDNGTRTNINNNPTVGSRAAPTNFHSMSAIIKDVKCVSETEWVSQVFYAIKERFGRMPRGGWDLILKKFNEKYLKCSSLYQLKKMVKPLNGNQNVGKRGDCSEGKSNMNIEISNFKNCLEELKVQLERIKSIPRESRKPTPKIQKNRVKTNILSGLNSAIYRITEDNPPQNMDQITDILYAAQQALPQSEKKNVMDILCRYGYKKSKKGELMRIEALMNDLIRIKEKQISIYNSRKEFRKDNACFELNRRRFYRNLSSNNEVTLYGFDDDDCLLFWENVWRKKNMDHVSYNCVDVRSTGGEAMEPQFTNELVKDMLKYAPDWKACGCDGTYNFFIKKMKSLHEFLCNEVIRIIKGEYMPESWFYTGLTYLIPKKDDCENPKDLRPITCMPTLYKLVTKCVNVKLSDFVDGLGLISDNQLGTRKQCQGAKEQALINQCLNKEYGNSLYSAWVDVKKAFDSVDHQFLFHILDSSGIPLWIINFVKSIVKKWKVNLHLDGRKIGSVKLTRGILQGDSLSPLLFVMVMDPLSRILNSKFPKLQINQEDLNMLTYSTNHLFFIDDLKIFALKEDSVIKMMEAVKEFFDIVGLEMNSEKSASNVKSLSCCETLEGINGYRYLGVFEDGGSNVLKNKPYEFDDIDKQIRRLLMTLKLHLQPANKERLYLDRKTFGRGLASISFKSELILMQFLKSLEKQSAVCLRRSGILRVIKTKKWHLATIAGFLTSKYAIADTESIDINSLKDIQKKYLLNKIKSKSLHSVMFKCLDESNVDLSTSSEWLAKGNNGSRSEALYCLLQDRNLFFANTRPLCNHCKKSKQTVDHLATQCGKMLNSDYLRRHDEVVKCVHLHICRMYGIKKNRKLKTHSVQSILSTQNVEIRVDTSIITENKVNFNKPDIFVYDKIKKEITLIEVGITSQDRLKQVEVEKLHKYDFLANELSLLYECQVKIIPVVLTWDGVVTRCFKNYMDKLYIEKSTMTYIQSVVLKRTLESMIIEHKHGMKITGEEYASATDQLVEMACRQDTPFKDKRRTTTDAEIENEEEQAADSSPKRRRETTNQD, encoded by the exons ATGGGCCTTTCTGcagaatcaaataataaaaacagtataGTGGATGCAGGAGTGTTGTCTCTGGGGCTGGATAACGGCACAAGaactaatattaacaataatcctACAGTTGGAAGTCGTGCTGCACCAACTAACTTTCATTCCATGTCCGCCATTATTAAGGATGTCAAGTGTGTCTCTGAGACTGAATGGGTGTCTCAGGTGTTCTATGCTATCAAAGAAAGATTTGGAAGGATGCCTAGAGGTGGCTGggatctcattctgaaaaagTTCAATGAAAAATACTTAAAGTGCTCAAGTCTATATCAACTAAAAAAAATGGTCAAACCACTAAATGGGAATCAAAATGTAGGGAAAAGAGGCGATTGTAGTGAAGGAAAATCTAACATGAATATTGAAATTTCTAACTTCAAGAATTGTCTAGAAGAACTCAAAGTCCAACTCGAAAGAATCAAATCTATTCCTAGAGAGTctcgaaaacctaccccaaaaATCCAAAAAAATAGAGTGAAAACTAATATTCTGTCTGGATTGAATTCTGCAATTTATCGTATTACAGAAGATAATCCTCCACAAAATATGGATCAGATTACAGACATATTATATGCTGCACA ACAAGCATTACCtcaatctgaaaagaaaaatgtaatggaTATTCTTTGCCGCTACGGGTATAAAAAATCTAAAAAGGGAGAGCTAATGAGAATTGAGGCCTTAATGAATGACCTAATCAGAattaaagagaaacaaatatcCATTTATAACTCGAGGAAAGAGTTCCGAAAAGACAATGCGTGCTTCGAATTAAACCGTAGAAGGTTTTACCGAAACTTATCGTCGAATAATGAGGTAACCTTATAtggctttgatgatgatgactgcttgTTATTCTGGGAGAACGtctggagaaagaaaaatatggatCACGTTTCGTATAATTGTGTGGATGTGAGGTCTACCGGTGGTGAAGCTATGGAACCTCAATTCACAAATGAGTTGGTTAAAGATATGCTCAAATATGCGCCTGATTGGAAGGCGTGCGGATGCGATGGAACATATAACTTTTTCATCAAGAAAATGAAATCATTACATGAATTCTTGTGTAATGAAGTAATCCGGATAATCAAGGGTGAGTACATGCCCGAGAGTTGGTTTTACACAGGATTAACTTACTTGATTCCAAAAAAGGATGATTGTGAGAATCCAAAGGATTTACGCCCTATAACGTGTATGCCAACTTTGTACAAGCTTGTAACGAAGTGTGTGAATGTTAAACTCTCTGATTTTGTGGATGGACTTGGGCTGATTTCAGACAATCAACTTGGAACCAGAAAGCAATGTCAGGGTGCGAAAGAGCAGGCACTTATTAATCAATGCTTGAACAAGGAATATGGAAACAGTCTGTACTCTGCTTGGGTGGATgtaaagaaagcctttgactcggTTGATCACCAATTTTTATTCCACATATTGGACAGCTCTGGAATTCCACTCTGGATTATTAACTTTGTGAAAAGTATAGTCAAGAAGTGGAAAGTAAATCTACATCTTGATGGAAGGAAAATTGGTTCAGTAAAGCTAACCCGAGGAATTTTACAAGGAGATTCATTATCCCCATTGCTATTTGTTATGGTAATGGATCCCCTAAGCAGGATCCTGAACTCTAAATTCCCCAAATTGCAAATTAATCAGGAGGATCTAAATATGTTGACATATTCTACCAATCACCTATTTTTTATTGACGATCTAAAGATATTTGCTCTTAAAGAGGACAGTGTTATTAAAATGATGGAAGCTGTTAAAGAATTTTTTGACATCGTTGGCCTGGAGATGAACTCTGAAAAATCGGCCTCTAATGTCAAATCTTTATCATGCTGTGAGACTTTGGAAGGAATCAATGGATATCGCTATTTGGGCGTATTTGAAGATGGAGgaagtaatgtcctcaagaataaa CCATATGAATTTGATGACATTGATAAACAAATACGTCGACTGCTCATGACACTCAAGTTACATCTCCAGCCTGCAAATAAAGAAAGGCTGTATTTAGACCGCAAAACTTTTGGAAGAGGACTTGCCTCCATCTCGTTCAAGAGCGAATTAATACTCATGCAATTCCTTAAAAGCTTGGAAAAACAGTCGGCTGTGTGTTTGCGAAGGTCGGGGATTCTGCGagttattaaaacaaagaaatggcATTTGGCTACAATCGCAGGATTTCTTACCTCTAAATACGCTATTGCTGACACAGAAAGCATAGATATTAATTCTCTCAAAGacattcagaaaaaatatttgctAAACAAAATAAAGTCCAAGTCACTACACTCTGTTATGTTCAAATGCCTGGATGAATCAAATGTCGATCTTTCTACTTCCTCAGAATGGTTAGCCAAAGGAAATAATGGCTCCCGAAGTGAAGCATTATACTGCCTTCTGCAAGATAGAAATTTGTTTTTTGCAAACACGAGGCCGTTATGCAATCATtgtaaaaaaagtaaacaaactgTTGATCATCTGGCCACTCAGTGTGGTAAAATGCTCAATAGCGATTATCTCCGAAGACATGACGAGGTGGTTAAATGTGTCCATCTTCATATTTGTCGAATGTATGGAATCAAAAAGAACAGGAAATTAAAGACTCATTCAGTTCAGTCGATATTGTCAACTCAAAATGTAGAAATTAGAGTTGACACGTCaattataacagaaaataaagtcAACTTCAATAAACCGGATATCTTTGTTTATGACAAGATTAAAAAGGAAATAACCTTAATCGAGGTGGGCATAACATCTCAGGACCGCTTAAAACAAGTGGAAGTTGAGAAACTTCACAAATATGATTTCCTTGCAAATGAACTATCACTACTCTACGAATGCCAAGTTAAAATTATTCCCGTGGTTCTGACCTGGGATGGTGTTGTCACAAGatgcttcaaaaattatatgGATAAACTATATATTGAAAAATCTACAATGACATACATCCAATCGGTTGTGCTCAAAAGGACGCTAGAGAGCATGATAATTGAACACAAGCATGGAATGAAAATAACTGGCGAGGAATATGCCTCTGCGACCGATCAACTAGTAGAAATGGCATGCCGCCAGGACACTCCATTCAAAGATAAAAGACGCACAACAACTGACGCAGAGATAGAGAATGAAGAGGAACAAGCAGCAGACTCTTCTCCTAAAAGGAGAAGAGAGACTACCAATCAGGATTGA